acattttgatCTTtgatcttttatatatatattacaatactgtacattttgatcttttatatattataatactgtacattttgatCTTTGATCTTTTatgtattattactgtatatttgtttttaatacatATGTTAAAGTCAAGataatatgttgtttgtatatctggagttgtaacaaaaataatttccccctgggattattaaagtatgtCTGATTAGAGTTGAGGAGTCTCACATCTTCTCATTATTACTGGACacggttcatacgttttgaagaaacctggaaaagttatggaatttgaaaaatgcaaattccaggcctggaaaggttttggaaatatAACAAGACCCAGAacgttttggaaaagtcatggaattttttttttttaacacagcataatatgatgtatatattatatataataaatgtatttcacgtcgtcctaacctcaccCTTATATTTCGGGAGCGATATTAcgactcccactatgaaccatATAAAGTCATTCatgttattgttaaacctctgagggtaaactttaacacagatttatattcttattgtataacgtcgactgacattttcaggaatacatagtcatggaaatttgccgaaaagtcatagaaaagtattggttaaaatacGTCTGAACCCTGTACTGGAAGATCTCCCCAGCCCTGAGTTGAGTGAGGAAGAAAGTTAAGAGAGAGTTGGGGGGGGTCTGACAGCCACAAATCTCTTCATGTAACCTGTCCTGTTAAGATAGTCGgatttcagtaaatatgacctcctaatgctgcaaattcagcaaatgaccattttcagttctttacaacctataaaatgttttgaaactctgttgtgcagaataatttggaacagtgcattttgagtttttaaaatttttttattatattattataatttaccGTTTTCATTGGGTGGTTCGTTCAGTGAAATTCGACTTATACCCTAACGGTTGgtgacttatatatatatatatatacatacatacatacatacatacatacatacatacacacacagtatatattatcATTGGCATCGGCTATTtagcagtccttccagaaaaatgcggagtttttttgtgatagttttgggctaaaatccttgattatgcggcacgttttcttaaaaaatgtgatggaatatgcaggatatttatgcaattttatgcgatgaaattgcgggaacttgcaaaaactgtggtttcatcacggcttcatcgcggggtttgcagcttttcgatgacgttcacgtcacttcataacatcacttcataacgtcacttcataacgttcccatggcaacaggggaaaacggctgctcttgtgtgaagtaaacgcaacatttttcaactttctgctaagatatgtgtgacttttttgcaatgaaaatgcggggattatgaaatcatgcaagtcctgcatattttgcgcggaaatttgaatttatgcggcgaaagtgcggcgtatttgaaaaaatgcggccccccgcataaatatgcagactttggctgattatgcattgaattatgagatctcataatcacgtttttctggagggactgatttaggaaaatcagtgtaaaatatcttttgcataataatttggaacacagtgtagtatgagaaaaaaatgagattttaactgtgtcggacacgggctgggctcggacagaaaaccGCGGCCCGATCAGCACTGTAATACGACCACTACGCACTGCTCTCGTGCCCGGTGTCGCCAGTTTCATCAATCACAGTGGAAGCGTAGTGTTGGAGCATCCGCTCTGCGTAGGTTACACGTGCAACGTAGCCGGCCTGCAAGAGTTGAGAAACTTTTTGCATCTTTAACGGTtttatttccttgttttttaGGTTAATGTCTGGAAGTCTTTGTTTGGGAAGGAGGCGGACAAGCTGGAGCAGGCCAACGACGACGACAAGACTTACTACATCATCGAAAAGGAGCCACTGATCAACGCGTACATCTCGGTGCCCAAGGAGAACAGCAGCTTGAACTGCGCTGCCTTCACCGGCGGCATCGTGGAGGCCATCCTCACGCACAGCGGATTCCCCGCCAAAGTCACCGCCCACTGGCACAAAGGCACCACGCTGATGATAAAGTTCAACGAGTCGGTCATCGCCCGGGACAAGGCTTTGGATGGCAGATAGGGACGGACTGCAGAGAGGGGTTAATCAACACTGGGTGAAGTGAAATCATCATCCTGGTCCCGATCGTGTTTGTCGCTGACTGAATTTCTTCGTGATAACTTCTGAGACGGTGACGTcgtgaatggatgaatggaagAGCAGAAAACATGCAGCTCGTTGGTTCAATCTTCCTGTTTTGTGGATCATCTCACTGCTGTTTTACCTCATAAATGGACACACTATTGTTTACTTCTAATTGTAATGTCACATCACAGCTCATTCATAAAAGATTAACATACACGGTTCAGCGTTTAGGTTCTTTTTCACTTGTCTAGTCGGGCAAAAACTGCTTGCCCAAAGTCAACTTTTACTGGCTGCTATACAAATaattttctttgtttatttaataCAAATTTGGGGGGAAAatagcttttaaaaaaacacgGCAAAAGCGTAAAAAAAGACAtagcaaaaaaatatatatccgAAAGCGTAAAAGCCGCTTAAAAGTCAAAATCAGCAAAAAAACGCATGaacacatgatacaagccttctgtgatcacctcccctcctccacgcagttgctagtaaccaaggaggacacggaggattaaaaaaacatgatggactcttcagaaga
This window of the Sander lucioperca isolate FBNREF2018 chromosome 21, SLUC_FBN_1.2, whole genome shotgun sequence genome carries:
- the trappc5 gene encoding trafficking protein particle complex subunit 5 gives rise to the protein MDTRFTRGKSNILERPLTRPKTEVSVSAFALLFSEMVQYCQSRVYSVSELQTRLADMGQSVGASMLDVLVLREKNGKRETKVLNMLLFIKVNVWKSLFGKEADKLEQANDDDKTYYIIEKEPLINAYISVPKENSSLNCAAFTGGIVEAILTHSGFPAKVTAHWHKGTTLMIKFNESVIARDKALDGR